Genomic DNA from Chiloscyllium plagiosum isolate BGI_BamShark_2017 chromosome 9, ASM401019v2, whole genome shotgun sequence:
TTAGTAGCCAGGATTAGTCCAAACATACATTTTTGGCAAAAACACTTGTAGACTTCCCACTGGAAGGCGAAGCACATCACCTCGTGGTGTGGTTGTGTTAGGGAAGGTCTATTGATGATTCTTTTTCCTAAtattagttgtttttttttaaaaagttaaatttgTTGCAATATAAAATGAATTTTTCTTTTGCTAGATGCAAACATTAGTGAATCTGGTGTCTCAGTAAAAAGCACATCAACCACATCAGAAACTGCATCAGCCAGtgcagcagagagaaagagacgagCACTTCCCCAACTCCCAACAGAGGATAAAACGGCAGAGGGCCTGAAATCAAAAGGTTCCCTTACTTTAAACCTATCAAAATCAAGACGTGAAGTCGATGAAAAACAAGACACTGAGCTTCCTGAAAAAGAAACTACCACTCCACCTCATCAGAAAGACAAACAAAGGGAGCACACTAGCAGCATTTCTAAGACAGGCCGGTCAAAGAGCGGCTCTGCTATCAAAGCTGATAGTGCTGGTGATATTTGCAGTGAGACAATGAACAGCAAGGAAGGTGCAGTGTTTCAGTCCAGCAGCTGCACTCAATCTACTAAAGTGAAAGCTGAGACTATCAAGGGAATACCAGGTACAAGACTGTCTTCACCTACAACTCAACAGCAGGGCCATAAAGAGAGTTTGTACCAACAGGGCTCTTCTAAAACAACAGCTACAAGTAAACCTTTGGTTAACGCTGCTAGCCAAAGTGACAAAAGCAGAGAAGTGTCACCTAGGCAACTCGCCTCGCACAAAGCTGATGTACGGGAATGCAGGCAAACACCTGCCACAAGCACTTTGGACAAAGCAGAGAtgcaaatagaaacaaaacagaagaagtCGGAAGAGTCTGGCAGAAGACAGACTCCTAAAGGTGGGGATACAGAAAGAAAGGATTCTCCCAGGCCTTTGGTCAGACAAGGAAGCTTCACCATAGAAAAGCCAAGTAGTAATGTACCTTTAGAGCTTATACCTCGGATTAGTAAGCAGTCTGGGTCACCAGGTGATGCATCTATAACCACACGGAGTAGAGAGAGAAGTAGTTCTAATGGGACAGAATCCACAGTTGACACTACAATTTTGTTAAAGGATACAGAATCAGTAATGGCTTTTCTCGAGGCAAAACTGAAGGATGAGAACAAGCTTGATGGTGGTGATGAAACCCCAAGCTATCACAGGGATGATTCCATTTCCCCTGAATCCGATGTTGACACTGCTAGTACCATTAGCTTAGTTAGTGGAGACGCAGAAAAGAAGTCTCTTCAAAAACGAAGAACTCTAAGTAACCTTCACAAGGAGAAGAGTTTCACAAAATCGCCTAAGGATTTGTCGAAGACATTTGCAACCAATGCTAAGGACAAGCTTGCAGACAAGAAAACTAAAGGTCGTGCTTCTGACCTTGGCATTAGATCTGAACCTCGCAGACCTGTACAGACCACTGGCAGAGCAAGACAAGCATCTTTTGACTTGACAGATGATGACCAAACATCAAGTTTTCCTCAGTCTACTATCTCCGATTTTCTTTCTTCAGATCAAGAGACCTATTCCAGCCGATCACAAGGGAGGACATCCTTTACATCCACAGATGAACTATTACATTCCAAACTGGAGGGCAATAAATTATCCAAGTCAAAAACTGCTGCTATTAGTTCAGCTAGCAAATCAACTGCCTTGCCCAAGCCTCGGCCAACCAGGGCATCTATTTTACGTAGGGCACGCCTTGGCGATGTATCAGATACTGAACTGGCAGATGTTGATAAAGTTTCAGTAGTGTCTGAAGTATCCACAACCAGTTCAACTACATCGAAACCGCCCTCAGGCAGAAAAACACCCTCTAGATTAGACCTCCTTGCCCAACCACGACGTAACCGGCTGGGTTCTATATCGGCTCGTAGTGATTCTGAAGCAACTGTAACTAGAAGTGGTGTTAGTCGAAGTGGAGACTCTTCTGTTCGGAGTAACTTGCGTGGTACATCAACCATGGATAGCAAAGTTTCTCCTAGACTTCGTGCTAATAGTATTTCAAGAATGCCTGATTCTTCTAAAGTTAAAGTATCAATGGCAGGACACTGTTCTTCATCAGGTAAACTCCATGCAATTCTAATAAAAATGTTTGGCAATTGGTCAAATGGGAAAAGAAAACATCTATACATAGTTAAATTTCATTCAGTGTTATactgttttagttttttttccacTGAGATTTCATTTTCAAAGCAAAAAGTCAATTTTTAATAAACATTGCAGAGAagatgtttttattttgtatcatttattattttccaacttttctaggatatttaattatttaatgtAGCATAATTTGCATTTTGTATGCTATAATTATCTAAGTATTGTTTTATATTATTATGGTATTTAAGTAATTTGAGGTTCATATTTGGCGATACTTTGTAATCATGCTTCCATGATCAAGCTGTACAGAGACATGTTTGTAACTCTTTTATTGAACattcattttatttccttttgtacGTTTGTAGACAAAAATTGTCCTTGCTGCTTATATATTTAGTTGTTTTGCAAGGTCCACGATGGAGGCGCTTCCCTACAGATTATGCTTCAACTTCTGAAGATGAATTTGGGTCGAATCGTAGTTCACCTAAGCATACCCGCCTACGCACCAGTACAGCACTGAGAAGCACTAAACCGCAGAACAGTAACGTTGCATCAACTACCAATGTACTcctgaaaaacaaaatgaaggaaCAGGATGACTACATAAGAGACTGGACTGCTCACAGTGAGGAAATTGCCAGGTATCTTTCAATATCAAAGTAggtgttctgtgttctaatttTATTGATAACCATTGTAATGTAATTGAGTTAATGTTATAATTTGGACTATATTCTATTCTTATTTCTGTAACTATTAATTAATCAGTAACAATGGGCTGAAAGGAGTTCTTGTGGAGCTGTAGTACTACCATTACTACattctgagccaggaagcctgggttcaaatcccactgctccagaggtatatacTAATAACTCTGAAGAAGTTGACTGGGGAAGTGGGAATCTAATGGGTTCAGTTCCAATCATCATCTTTTTGGCCTTTTTTAATCAATCCAAGTTAGGCTTGACTATGGATAGTGACCTCCAACTGGTGCCTTAGCTACTTCGTCATTTTATGCTACTGTATGTAACTAGCTGAGCAAATTGAGCCCTGCCACAGTTGAAGTGCACCTTTGATCCAGATAATTGATAGATtagtattagatccaaggaagggACAAACAAATTGGCtacaaacaaaaacagcagaCCAGAGGATTGGTAGCAGTTTCGATTACAGGAAAGAGACATTCATTACTAGGGGAACAATAGAACAGGAGTAAGTTTGTGGGGAACATACCTATATTAAAATCTTCTAAAATCAGtttgtatgtgaagagaaaaatattatTGAAGACAAATGGAAGTCCATTTCCGTCAGAAACTGGGAAAGTTATAATGGGAGTCAGAGTTGGTAGGCAAATTAACtacatattttggttctgtcttcacaaataaGGACATAAATAACATCCCAAGAATGTTGGAGAACACGGTCTAGTGAGAGGAGAGGACTAAAGGAAATTAGTATAAGTAAGAAAATGGTTTGGGGGAAATTGATAGGATCAAAGTATTTTAAAATGCCAAGGCCTGATGATCATCATCCCAGAGGAAGACTTTAATGAAGTGCCCTTAGAAATGCTGAATGCATTGGTGGCCATCGTCCAAGATTCTGTTGACTCAAACCGCTCCAGTGGATTGGATGATAGCTagtgtaaccccactatttaaaaaaggtagaGCGATAAAGGAAGGTAGAGGGAATTAAAAAATGAATGACATTagagggaaaatgctagagttcaTTATAGTAGAGCTCTTAGAAAACAGTGACAAGATcagaaagtcagcatggatttaaaggAAACAAATGTTTGACAAATATGCTGAAATTTTCTGAGGATCTTCTAACCTGTAGAGTTGATTGGAGAAGGGGAGAAGGTGGATAtggtttatttttacttttagaAGGTTTTTCACATTCTACAGGACTAGGATGTAAAATTAAACATGGAATTGGaggtagtgtactgacatggacagagaactggttggcagacaggaaacaaagaacaggaataaacaggtcatttCCTGAGTGGCAGACACTGACTTGTGGGTTATTgctgggatcagtgcttggacctcaCCTATTCACAGCATAAATTTAGTTcccttatctaaatcattaataagtttgcagaagagATAAAACTGGGTAGGAGAATATactgtgagaaggatgcagagataATTTTGACCAGTTAAGATATGTTGAGAGGGTGGGCAAATGCAAAGGCAGTTGAAATATTATGtgggtaaatgcaaggttatccACTTAAGTAGCAAATACTGAAAGGCAGATTCTTAACTCAACGTCATTAGATTAGGAAAGGGGGCATTTCATtcagacctggatgtccttgtataccagttgctgaaagtaagtgtgcagatgcAGCAGGAAGTGAAGATGATAAATGATATATTGGCCTTTGTAGTGAGAGGATTTGTACGAAGGAGCAGGGATgatttgctgcaattgtacagagcattgATAAGAATTGTAGAAAAAGttaaggttggggtgggagtGCCCAGCCAAAGTTATGAAATTTCAAGAATAAGTAAAAAGACAAGTGTACAGAAAAGTTCAGGCACCCAACTTCGagcacagcagataaggagaCAACTATAGAAGGGGGCAGGCAAAGCAGGAACTTTATAATGTGGGTATcatagagatgtggctgcaaggggatcagggcttgAAACTAAATATCCAAAGAAATGTATTCTATTGAAAGGGCAGGCAGAGAGGACAAGGTTGCGTTGTTAATAAGTAATGAAATTAAATCCATAGCAAGAAGTGGTATAGGGTCAGAAGGTGTAGAatttgtgtgggtagagttgaagaACCACAAAGGGAAAAAGGACTCTGATtagagttatgtacagacctcctggCAGTAGTTAGGATTTTGgggagaaaataaatcaggatctTTAAGTACTTTTTCTGTTACAATAATCATAGGGACTTCAtttatgcagatggactgggaaaatcaggttggtagtggattgcgcGAAGAGGAATTTGTAGAATGTCACGATTTTCTTTGGGACTACTGTGGTAGACTCCATTAGggagcatccgacgagcagcaaaatggacgtttcgggcaaaagcccttcatctggaataaaggcagagagcctgaagcgtggagagataagctagaggagggtaggggtggggagaaagtagctcctcctccactcacctattgtactctatgctactttctccccaccctcaccctcctctagtttatctctccacctttcaggctctctgcctttattcctgatgaagggcttttgcccgaaacgtcgattttgctgctcgtcggatgctgcctgaattgctgtgctcttccagcaccactgatccagaatctggtttccagtatctgcagtcattgtttttacctccattaGGGAGCAGGCAATTCACGAGTTGGGGATGTGTAATGAGgaagacttgattagggagcttaattTGAAGGATCCCCTGAGAGGCAGTgcccataatatggtagaattcatTCTGCAGTTAGAGAGGGAGAAGCTTGACTAGACATAATATtataattctggattagaggtgctggaagagcacagcagttcaggcagcatccaaggagcagtaaaatcaacgtttcgggcaaaagcccttcatcaggaataaaggcagagagcctgaaaggtggagagataagctagaggagggtgagggtggggagaaagtagcatagagtacaataggtgagtggaggaggtgatcggtcagggaggagggtggagtggataggtggaaaagaagataagcaggtaggacaagtcatgggtcagtgctgaactggaaatttggaactagggtgaggtggggaaggggcaatgaggaaactgttgaagtccactgatgtcctggggttgaatcATTGCACGtagggagagtcccagagaaTCGGAAAATGGCTAATAGAACATGCCTTtttaaggagggagagagaggtagaagacaggaaattataggccagttagcctgacctcagtcgattgtaagattttagagtccattattaagaataAGATTACGGAATACTTGGAAGTGATTGTTGTTACAATTTTAGAGAATCTGTTGTTAAGGATATAGTAAAATGAGGCTAAATCAGCACAGCTGCATCAAGAGATGGCCATGCCTggtaaatctgttagaattctttaagtaGATAACAAACAAGTTCGACAAAGAAGAGTCAATGGACATGATTTATTCGGATTTCCGAAAGACCTTTAACAAGTTGATGCACAGAAAGGTGTGCATAAAATAAGAGCCAATGGTGTTAGGgagatggatagaggattggctgactagcaAAAGGCAGCGAATGTaataaagaggtctttttcacAGATGGCAACTGATAACCAGTGGAGTTATGCAGGGTTGTTAATGTAATACAATCTGGGCAAAGGAGCCAGATTGTTGCAAAGTTTGTATATGATGCAAAAATAAGTGGAAGGACGTAGTGTTGAGGAATGGACAGGCTCGGgaagtgggcaaagatgtggcagatggaatacaatgtgggaaagtgaaagGTTATGTATGCTGATAGGGAGAGTAGAGATATAGACTATtgtctaaatggggaaaggctttgggaatctgaagcaaaaaggGACTTGAATtatagttcaggattctctgaagattaacatgcaggtgcatttggcagttaggaaggcaaatgcaatgttcacattaatttcaagagggctagaatacaagaccaaagatgtactgctgagactgtataaggctctgattagaccatatttggaatatcgTGACCAGTTTTGGCCCCGTACCTAAAGACATGCTGATATTGGAGGGGGTCCTGAGTATCAAGAATCCtcgagatgaagggcttgtcatgtgagggCACTGGGTATGTACTTGATGAAATTTAGAAAGATAAGGGGTCTCTCTGAAATTAACAGAATAACTGAGAagcctagatagagtggacatggagatgatatttccactagtaagaGAAACAAAGACCTGATGGGATGAAGGGATTAACCTTttggaactgaactgagaagaaatttcttcagccggagggtggtgaatctgtggaccattgcagcagaaggctgtgaaggtcaAGTTATAGAGtctgtttaagacagagagaggttcctgattaataaggggatcaagggtttcgAGGAAAGGACAGGACAATAGGGtttagaaacatatcagccatggatAATGgaacagacccaatgggccaaatggcctaattctgctcctatattttaatgttaggactatattcactggataTTAAAAGAATTAGGAAGACatcatataaaattctaataggacgacacagaaaggatgttcccaagTCAAGGAGTCCTTAACTGGGGTAAAGTCTCTGGATATGGGGTGAGCTACTTGATtggctgaaatgaggagaaatgtcttcaaccagaaagtggtgaatctgtggagttctctgCTACAgtaagcagttgaggccaaaacattaaatgttttctggAAAACATTAAATATAATTCTTAGGGTACAAAGCAAAGGCTGAAACTGGGGTCTGAGTTGGGTAAtcaactatgatcatattgaatggcagagccatTCCCAAAGCCAGTTAACTGCGACTGGAATACAGATAACCAAGGTAAAATTTAAATGATTAAATTTGGCAGTGCTTTTTTTGCTAGATACGTATCTTAAGAACAATAACAGTTATTCATCGAGCTAACTTCAATGTAAAGTTATGCATATTATAAATTTAGATTCGCAGCTTAGcttttaaaattacaaatttaTATGTTGTGTAAATTTGAAGTCTGTTTCATAAAAGTTATAATATCTTTTgtaaatgaaatataaaaaagaTCAAAATATCTTTCCCATATGTGCATTCTACCAGCCTTAGAAATTTTTATTACTCTTTAGATGCCAACATTTCCTGCAAACTGTTCAGCAATTGTGCTTGAGTCGTTCAGAAGATGCTATTGTATGATTGCTCAATGTGTTCCTGTTGAATTTAAATA
This window encodes:
- the cep170aa gene encoding centrosomal protein of 170 kDa isoform X10, which produces MSLTSWFLVSSRGTRHRLPREMIFVGRDDCELMLQMAKVCKVLQIRSRSVDKQHAVINYNSAEDEHKVKDLGSLNGTFINEARIPEQTYITLKIDDKLRFGYDTNLFTVARGELRVPEEALKHEKFTSQLQLPQKLSEAEGSTEAPDNSEGKTEVMAHAEVHKTSVDISVIPMARGTPLYGQPAWWGEDDADDENSSKQDPKPGNVKMESSATGGESPSEDAKEVSKPKDDRKDLEQVIYPFCREPSYFEIPTKEFHQAAVSMESSIHEIPTKDTEATRAVVQGHASFTIEFDDHTPGKVTIKDHVTKFTPDQRHKQKKSPPAAKELSGLQAAMKAAESKVADWLAQNDPPRIRRESMDDDCKSIKSDLSVQMRRLKGSKHDDGTQSDTENGNGQRCAHKHAALEDQLRMYRAEQQRLHHQKIATSEKVREVPSMSRTAFMIEFFDDDHPRKRRSYSFTQSSPAVPQEGLHPFPPVKPDRLKGGIVDSKTNPSTHQPSSPHTKSPHSVHELHQPKHLQKQKSNEPSVPLISAQTMQLRSSGSTGHRQNQSQHFEQQAKLSPLATKENEDDQSDKGTYTIELENSNAEEEEARRMIDTVFGIVDSPNYSGSGITRPVIAEQKIKWQPNSTEQATDARNGELSKELLNDSETQPEGSFTSSTPRWVSQWAHLAANDVVPATFGTHEQDANISESGVSVKSTSTTSETASASAAERKRRALPQLPTEDKTAEGLKSKGSLTLNLSKSRREVDEKQDTELPEKETTTPPHQKDKQREHTSSISKTGRSKSGSAIKADSAGDICSETMNSKEGAVFQSSSCTQSTKVKAETIKGIPGTRLSSPTTQQQGHKESLYQQGSSKTTATSKPLVNAASQSDKSREVSPRQLASHKADVRECRQTPATSTLDKAEMQIETKQKKSEESGRRQTPKGGDTERKDSPRPLVRQGSFTIEKPSSNVPLELIPRISKQSGSPGDASITTRSRERSSSNGTESTVDTTILLKDTESVMAFLEAKLKDENKLDGGDETPSYHRDDSISPESDVDTASTISLVSGDAEKKSLQKRRTLSNLHKEKSFTKSPKDLSKTFATNAKDKLADKKTKGRASDLGIRSEPRRPVQTTGRARQASFDLTDDDQTSSFPQSTISDFLSSDQETYSSRSQGRTSFTSTDELLHSKLEGNKLSKSKTAAISSASKSTALPKPRPTRASILRRARLGDVSDTELADVDKVSVVSEVSTTSSTTSKPPSGRKTPSRLDLLAQPRRNRLGSISARSDSEATVTRSGVSRSGDSSVRSNLRGTSTMDSKVSPRLRANSISRMPDSSKVKVSMAGHCSSSVVLQGPRWRRFPTDYASTSEDEFGSNRSSPKHTRLRTSTALRSTKPQNSNVASTTNVLLKNKMKEQDDYIRDWTAHSEEIARYLSISKCQHFLQTVQQLCLSRSEDAIV
- the cep170aa gene encoding centrosomal protein of 170 kDa isoform X11, with the translated sequence MSLTSWFLVSSRGTRHRLPREMIFVGRDDCELMLQMAKVCKVLQIRSRSVDKQHAVINYNSAEDEHKVKDLGSLNGTFINEARIPEQTYITLKIDDKLRFGYDTNLFTVARGELRVPEEALKHEKFTSQLQLPQKLSEAEGSTEAPDNSEGKTEVMAHAEVHKTSVDISVIPMARGTPLYGQPAWWGEDDADDENSSKQDPKPGNVKMESSATGGESPSEDAKEVSKPKDDRKDLEQVIYPFCREPSYFEIPTKEFHQAAVSMESSIHEIPTKDTEATRAVVQGHASFTIEFDDHTPGKVTIKDHVTKFTPDQRHKQKKSPPAAKELSGLQAAMKAAESKVADWLAQNDPPRIRRESMDDDCKSIKSDLSVQMRRLKGSKHDDGTQSDTENGNGQRCAHKHAALEDQLRMYRAEQQRLHHQKIATSEKVREVPSMSRTAFMIEFFDDDHPRKRRSYSFTQSSPAVPQEGLHPFPPVKPDRLKGGIVDSKTNPSTHQPSSPHTKSPHSVHELHQPKHLQKQKSNEPSVPLISAQTMQLRSSGSTGHRQNQSQHFEQQAKLSPLATKENEDDQSDKGTYTIELENSNAEEEEARRMIDTVFGIVDSPNYSGSGITRPVIAEQKIKWQPNSTEQATDARNGELSKELLNDSETQPEGSFTSSTPRWVSQWAHLAANDVVPATFGTHEQDANISESGVSVKSTSTTSETASASAAERKRRALPQLPTEDKTAEGLKSKGSLTLNLSKSRREVDEKQDTELPEKETTTPPHQKDKQREHTSSISKTGRSKSGSAIKADSAGDICSETMNSKEGAVFQSSSCTQSTKVKAETIKGIPGTRLSSPTTQQQGHKESLYQQGSSKTTATSKPLVNAASQSDKSREVSPRQLASHKADVRECRQTPATSTLDKAEMQIETKQKKSEESGRRQTPKGGDTERKDSPRPLVRQGSFTIEKPSSNVPLELIPRISKQSGSPGDASITTRSRERSSSNGTESTVDTTILLKDTESVMAFLEAKLKDENKLDGGDETPSYHRDDSISPESDVDTASTISLVSGDAEKKSLQKRRTLSNLHKEKSFTKSPKDLSKTFATNAKDKLADKKTKGRASDLGIRSEPRRPVQTTGRARQASFDLTDDDQTSSFPQSTISDFLSSDQETYSSRSQGRTSFTSTDELLHSKLEGNKLSKSKTAAISSASKSTALPKPRPTRASILRRARLGDVSDTELADVDKVSVVSEVSTTSSTTSKPPSGRKTPSRLDLLAQPRRNRLGSISARSDSEATVTRSGVSRSGDSSVRSNLRGTSTMDSKVSPRLRANSISRMPDSSKVKVSMAGHCSSSVVLQGPRWRRFPTDYASTSEDEFGSNRSSPKHTRLRTSTALRSTKPQNSNVASTTNVLLKNKMKEQDDYIRDWTAHSEEIARCQHFLQTVQQLCLSRSEDAIV